A DNA window from Parabacteroides johnsonii DSM 18315 contains the following coding sequences:
- a CDS encoding TonB-dependent receptor, with translation MRTTQIGYIIIILIICHSPLFSQQNVSIHAEKQPAAEVFRQIATQSGLIIYYNPANVDSLIVTLSCTDTQPIEAMQQILEGSHLQVFPFDNKYLFVLKDQKLITSLPDNFFKSSRIGEEKSNFATVLNKQKEQKATSENKVYTIGDASTPRSGTIKLSGHMTDFRTGEPVVGAVIYIENPTIAATTDAFGFYTLLLPAGRHNLQIKGIGLKDTQRQVMLNSNGQLDIELEEQVYSLKEVTITSDRIANVRSNTLGVERVNLKEIKNVPTVFGEKDVIRIVMMLPGVKAVGEASSGFNVRGGSTDQNLILFNDGTIYNPTHLFGLFSAFNADLVKDIELYKSSIPAKYGGRISSVLEINGREGNKKKFTGSASLGLLTSRITLEGPIGKKTSFIAGGRTTYSDWLLNLLPEKSGYKDGKAGFYDVNLIVDHKFSDKDNLYASGYYSHDHFYFDSNERYSYTNANGSLKWRHVFPNRMTGTFTGGYDHYDYLTKTEENPAEAYRLRFGINQIFGKLDFTYYLNEKHTVDFGGGTTYYRLNPGENLPNHPESLVAPDKLQTEQAIETYLYLADRWEINDQLSVSAGLRYMMFNSMGPRTYSLYDPTLLPSEGTETETKTINVFRAFKTYHAPEIRLSARYAFGGDFSVKAGFNTLQQNIHKLSNTTIMSPTDTWKLSDTNIKPQKGMQVAAGLYKNFMGNSIETSIEAYYKAIKDYLDYRSGAQLTMNHHIETDVISTQGKAYGVEFMVKKTQGKLNGWISYSYSRTQLRQHDARISNPINDGNWYPADYDKPHEVKLAGNYKFTQRYSFSLNCDYSTGRPVTLPISKFSYAGGEFVYYSERNQYRIPDFFRMDIAFNIEPSHKLTLLTHSTFSIGVYNVTGRKNAYSVYYISEEGKLQGYKMAIFGAPIPYLSYNIKF, from the coding sequence ATGAGGACAACACAAATCGGATATATTATAATCATATTGATTATCTGTCATTCCCCGTTGTTTTCCCAACAGAATGTCAGTATCCATGCCGAGAAACAACCGGCGGCAGAAGTGTTCCGCCAGATAGCCACACAAAGCGGACTAATTATCTATTACAATCCGGCGAATGTCGATTCACTGATTGTCACCCTCAGCTGTACGGATACGCAGCCTATCGAAGCCATGCAGCAAATATTGGAAGGTAGTCATTTGCAAGTATTCCCGTTTGACAATAAATATTTATTTGTCCTGAAAGACCAAAAACTGATAACCTCCCTCCCTGATAATTTTTTTAAAAGTAGCAGGATAGGAGAAGAAAAATCTAATTTCGCAACTGTCCTTAATAAGCAAAAAGAACAGAAAGCAACCTCGGAAAACAAAGTTTATACTATCGGAGACGCTTCAACTCCCCGTTCCGGTACAATCAAATTAAGCGGCCACATGACCGACTTCCGTACCGGCGAGCCGGTCGTTGGCGCTGTCATCTATATCGAAAATCCAACTATTGCTGCAACAACTGACGCATTCGGTTTTTACACCCTACTTTTACCAGCCGGACGTCACAATCTACAGATCAAAGGAATAGGACTGAAAGATACTCAACGACAAGTGATGCTCAACTCAAACGGGCAGCTTGACATTGAATTGGAAGAACAGGTCTATTCGCTGAAAGAGGTGACCATCACTTCCGACAGGATAGCGAATGTCCGGAGCAATACATTAGGTGTAGAACGAGTCAACCTCAAAGAAATAAAAAATGTGCCGACTGTATTCGGGGAAAAAGACGTGATACGGATTGTCATGATGCTGCCGGGTGTGAAAGCGGTAGGCGAAGCCTCCAGCGGCTTCAATGTACGGGGAGGATCGACCGACCAGAACCTGATCCTATTCAACGACGGTACAATCTACAATCCAACACATTTATTCGGACTATTTTCAGCATTCAATGCCGACTTAGTAAAAGATATCGAACTGTATAAAAGTAGCATTCCTGCCAAATATGGAGGCCGTATCTCATCTGTCCTCGAAATTAACGGAAGAGAAGGTAATAAAAAGAAATTTACAGGATCGGCAAGTCTCGGACTTCTGACCAGCCGCATCACACTGGAGGGACCAATCGGAAAGAAAACATCTTTTATTGCCGGAGGCAGAACAACCTATTCGGACTGGCTGCTCAACCTGTTACCAGAAAAAAGCGGTTATAAAGATGGGAAGGCTGGTTTTTACGATGTAAACCTAATAGTGGATCATAAGTTCTCCGACAAAGACAACCTGTATGCCAGTGGTTATTACAGTCACGATCATTTCTACTTCGATTCAAACGAACGATATAGTTATACCAATGCCAACGGTTCCTTAAAATGGAGGCATGTTTTCCCGAACCGGATGACCGGGACTTTTACAGGTGGATATGATCATTATGATTATCTGACAAAAACAGAAGAGAACCCGGCAGAAGCCTACAGATTACGTTTCGGTATAAACCAAATTTTCGGAAAGTTGGATTTCACTTATTACTTGAATGAAAAACATACAGTTGATTTCGGAGGTGGAACGACTTACTACCGGTTGAATCCGGGAGAAAACTTGCCCAACCATCCGGAATCATTGGTCGCACCAGATAAATTACAAACAGAGCAGGCAATAGAGACCTATCTTTATCTGGCAGACAGATGGGAGATAAACGACCAACTGTCGGTTAGTGCTGGTTTGCGTTACATGATGTTCAATTCGATGGGGCCGCGTACCTATTCCCTCTATGATCCTACTCTACTACCCAGTGAAGGAACAGAGACAGAGACTAAGACCATCAACGTTTTTCGTGCTTTCAAGACCTATCATGCCCCAGAAATCAGATTATCCGCCCGTTATGCTTTCGGTGGTGACTTCTCTGTCAAAGCTGGATTCAATACTTTACAACAGAATATACACAAACTGTCGAATACTACCATCATGTCGCCTACCGACACTTGGAAACTAAGCGACACAAACATCAAACCACAAAAAGGGATGCAAGTGGCAGCCGGATTATATAAGAATTTTATGGGAAACAGTATCGAGACTTCGATCGAGGCATATTACAAAGCTATAAAAGACTATCTGGATTACCGAAGCGGTGCACAACTGACCATGAACCATCACATTGAAACCGATGTAATCAGTACACAAGGCAAAGCTTACGGCGTGGAGTTTATGGTGAAAAAGACACAGGGTAAACTGAACGGTTGGATCAGTTATTCATATTCACGAACTCAATTAAGGCAACATGATGCCCGCATATCCAATCCGATCAACGACGGGAACTGGTATCCGGCAGATTACGACAAACCGCACGAAGTGAAACTTGCCGGTAATTACAAATTTACGCAACGATACAGTTTCTCTTTAAACTGCGACTACAGTACAGGACGTCCGGTAACATTGCCGATTTCCAAATTCAGTTACGCAGGAGGAGAATTTGTTTACTACTCCGAACGTAACCAATACAGGATACCGGATTTCTTCAGGATGGATATCGCGTTTAATATCGAACCGAGCCATAAGTTGACTTTGCTTACACACAGTACGTTTTCCATCGGAGTATACAATGTAACCGGAAGAAAGAATGCTTACTCCGTCTACTACATATCCGAAGAAGGGAAATTACAAGGTTATAAGATGGCAATATTCGGTGCTCCTATTCCTTATTTGTCTTACAACATAAAATTCTGA
- a CDS encoding RagB/SusD family nutrient uptake outer membrane protein encodes MKTTIKNICISAAVGVTLSMSSCSDFMDLTPNDQYNETDVWSDAGLTQAVVNDIYAYVMHGAEEANTSGLTDDAYFTHNYGVKAINEIAVSGSDLQWFDNENCPFRWKDRYLGIYRANLVLSNIDKVPESPGYNLDVMKGEAHFLRAYLYTELVRGFGGVPLVNQIYDMASAANISIPRSNVGDCLDFILKDIDAAISLLPETVKDSELGRATSGAAKALKARILLHLASPLFADRTINTLECNQYKGDRSALYEQALATAKEVIESGTYSLIDCNANTVNEIAEKFHNIIISNNKEMIFTKQFINKNGGDKNVRNRVGLCHGPNGYHNWAGVTPTQDLAMSFEMEDGSLYDTPLTKVGESTTVNPYSNREPRFYATIGYDGAVWGRERPTDSKAYDPTPLGNLQMGYYEVSDGGKVEIELPNKQTVTFNGLYGVDTRKSSIEDWNGSFTGYVEKKLIDGTVAASEQIFQVTPYPYIRLAEMYLIAAEACIELNRLDEAATYLDALRGRIGRPDTKNTLAIRGKSFIQNELREFLQQERRSELAYEESRYYDVRRWMIADKTANKPLTGIMVVGRLKPGQTANLPYVRDEAKWDYSYYVTDLSYRESRKWDNKMYFAPISRDEIKRNTAMVQNPGME; translated from the coding sequence ATGAAAACAACGATAAAAAATATATGTATATCGGCAGCAGTAGGTGTTACACTGTCAATGTCTTCTTGCTCTGATTTTATGGACCTGACTCCAAACGACCAATATAACGAAACAGACGTTTGGTCGGATGCAGGTTTGACACAAGCTGTCGTAAATGATATTTATGCCTATGTCATGCACGGTGCAGAAGAAGCTAATACGTCCGGATTAACAGACGATGCTTATTTCACCCACAACTACGGCGTAAAGGCGATCAATGAAATTGCCGTTTCAGGCAGTGACCTGCAATGGTTCGACAATGAAAATTGCCCGTTCAGATGGAAAGACCGCTACCTTGGGATTTACAGAGCTAACCTAGTTCTTTCCAATATCGACAAGGTTCCCGAATCTCCAGGTTACAATCTGGACGTCATGAAAGGAGAAGCTCATTTTTTACGGGCATATCTCTATACAGAGTTAGTAAGAGGCTTTGGAGGTGTTCCTCTTGTAAATCAGATCTATGACATGGCAAGCGCTGCCAACATCAGTATTCCACGCAGTAATGTTGGCGATTGTTTGGATTTCATCCTGAAAGATATCGACGCAGCGATCAGCTTACTACCTGAAACTGTCAAAGACAGTGAGTTAGGACGTGCTACCAGCGGTGCAGCAAAAGCACTCAAAGCCCGTATACTATTACATCTTGCCAGTCCGCTTTTTGCAGACCGCACCATCAATACATTGGAATGTAACCAATATAAAGGAGATCGGAGCGCGCTTTATGAACAAGCTTTAGCCACAGCCAAAGAGGTTATTGAAAGCGGCACATACTCACTAATCGATTGTAATGCCAATACCGTCAATGAGATTGCTGAAAAATTCCATAATATCATCATCAGCAATAACAAGGAGATGATCTTTACCAAACAGTTCATTAACAAAAACGGTGGAGACAAGAATGTAAGAAACCGTGTCGGCTTATGCCACGGCCCGAATGGCTATCATAACTGGGCCGGAGTAACACCTACACAAGATTTGGCCATGTCATTCGAGATGGAAGATGGATCTCTATATGATACACCATTAACAAAAGTCGGTGAATCGACTACCGTTAATCCATACTCAAATCGTGAACCACGTTTCTATGCTACAATCGGATATGACGGAGCAGTATGGGGACGTGAACGTCCAACAGACTCCAAAGCCTACGATCCGACTCCCTTGGGCAATCTGCAAATGGGTTACTATGAAGTCAGTGATGGAGGAAAGGTAGAAATTGAATTACCCAACAAACAAACTGTTACTTTTAACGGTTTATACGGTGTTGACACCCGAAAATCATCTATCGAGGACTGGAACGGTTCATTTACCGGTTACGTAGAGAAAAAACTAATTGATGGAACGGTAGCAGCCAGCGAACAAATATTTCAAGTTACTCCTTATCCATATATTCGTTTGGCCGAAATGTATCTGATCGCAGCAGAAGCCTGCATCGAACTGAATAGGCTGGATGAAGCGGCAACCTATCTGGACGCTTTACGTGGACGTATTGGTCGCCCGGACACTAAAAACACATTAGCCATACGCGGAAAATCATTTATCCAGAATGAACTTCGCGAGTTCCTGCAACAGGAACGCCGTTCAGAACTGGCATATGAAGAATCGCGCTACTACGATGTCCGCCGTTGGATGATCGCCGACAAAACAGCTAACAAACCGCTGACTGGTATTATGGTTGTCGGTCGTCTGAAACCCGGACAAACAGCTAATCTACCTTATGTCCGCGACGAAGCTAAATGGGATTATTCCTATTATGTGACAGACTTGTCTTATCGTGAATCGCGCAAGTGGGACAACAAGATGTATTTTGCCCCGATCAGTCGTGACGAAATCAAACGTAACACAGCAATGGTCCAGAACCCAGGAATGGAATAA
- a CDS encoding SusC/RagA family TonB-linked outer membrane protein — protein sequence MERYSLNHLFRTLGCFLLCVMFTATAFAQQKTIKGTVVDVTGEPLIGVNVAVKGTTIGIITDIDGNYTLEVPSKSTIVFSYIGYQAQEVPVGNQSTINVTLKEDTQKLEEVVVVGYGTQKKVTVTGSVASVSGEELKASPTTNLSNGMVGRMPGVIGFQKSDEPGGGGTTIRVRGTNSLGSNDPLVVIDGIPDRDGGFNRLNPTEIESISVLKDASAAIYGARAANGVILITTKRGKEGKATVTFNASGGFSQPTRLPKMANAFEYATMVNEINPGTWTDEDLRLFQDGSDPWGHPDTDWFDTTIKNASPMYRADVGVQGGSEKMKYYVNFAANGEDGIYKNSANRYDQYSLRMNLDINTSKYVSFQLGSIARLENTKYPMKSASSIFSGIRRGKPTQNAYWPTGEPGPDLERGDNPAVTSTDIAGFDNQKNYYIQNNLSVNIKIPWIEGLTIRGNGSYDKHFYNRKKFEKPILLYSWDGVNKNSSGLTAAKRYVDNAQLSREHSDATSWMVNGLIDYNRTFGQHNLGVTFGIEAQKKDYDFTSAFRQGFISDTKPELNLGSDVGMKNTGYSWEEARLNYFGRVSYNYLERYLFEFVWRADGSYRFPKNKRYGFFPGASVAWRVSEENWWKENVRFIDYFKLRASISQTGNDALLNSDNEYDRSIQYLNTYGFTEHGVVFGGEESKRLYAVRTPNPNITWEVGTTYNVGLDFKFLQNRLSVETDAFYHKRTNMLISRNASLSEITGITLPRENIGEMKNRGFDMLVGWNDNIGDVQYNVSLNATYARNKILFWDETPGAPAWQVSTGLPVSTSLYYVADGIFHNQAEIDAYPHWEGAQPGDIRFKDINNDGKIDADDRIRSDKNEEPRFVAGLTLGLNWKNWDLMALFQGATGGQVYIQTWSGTIGNFLKEYYDQRWTPDNPTANGPRTYEREDQYWISNKNTYFLRKGDYLRLKNVELGYTFSVDALKKAGISKLRIYGDATNLFTLDHVKVADPEARDVNLEAYPQRRIINFGVQATF from the coding sequence ATGGAAAGATATTCTTTAAACCATTTATTCAGGACGCTCGGTTGTTTTCTACTTTGCGTCATGTTTACAGCTACGGCATTTGCACAGCAAAAAACCATAAAAGGTACCGTAGTGGATGTAACTGGTGAACCCCTAATCGGTGTTAACGTCGCAGTAAAAGGAACTACAATCGGTATAATTACCGACATCGACGGTAATTATACATTGGAGGTACCCTCCAAGTCAACTATTGTTTTCTCTTACATCGGCTATCAAGCTCAAGAAGTTCCAGTTGGTAACCAATCAACGATCAATGTAACTTTAAAAGAAGACACTCAAAAACTGGAAGAAGTAGTAGTAGTCGGTTACGGCACACAAAAGAAAGTGACTGTGACCGGTTCTGTTGCCAGTGTATCTGGTGAAGAACTGAAAGCTTCGCCGACAACCAACTTGTCAAACGGTATGGTAGGCCGTATGCCGGGGGTCATCGGTTTCCAAAAATCAGATGAACCGGGTGGCGGTGGAACTACAATACGAGTACGCGGTACAAACTCATTGGGAAGCAACGATCCCCTCGTTGTAATCGACGGTATTCCGGATCGCGACGGTGGTTTTAACCGTTTGAACCCGACCGAAATCGAATCTATTTCCGTATTAAAAGACGCATCTGCCGCAATTTACGGTGCACGTGCCGCAAACGGTGTAATCCTTATTACGACCAAACGCGGTAAAGAAGGAAAAGCCACTGTAACATTCAATGCCAGCGGCGGTTTTTCACAGCCGACACGCCTTCCTAAAATGGCCAATGCATTCGAATATGCCACAATGGTCAACGAAATCAATCCGGGAACATGGACAGACGAAGACTTACGTTTATTCCAAGACGGTTCCGATCCTTGGGGACATCCGGATACAGACTGGTTTGACACAACAATCAAGAATGCGTCTCCAATGTATCGTGCCGACGTAGGTGTACAGGGAGGATCTGAAAAGATGAAATACTATGTCAACTTCGCAGCTAACGGCGAGGATGGTATTTATAAAAACTCGGCAAACCGATATGATCAATATAGCTTGCGTATGAACTTAGATATCAACACAAGTAAATATGTAAGTTTCCAGTTGGGTAGCATCGCCCGTCTAGAGAATACGAAATACCCGATGAAATCGGCAAGTAGTATTTTTTCCGGTATCCGTCGTGGAAAACCAACTCAAAATGCATATTGGCCAACAGGCGAGCCGGGTCCAGACTTGGAACGTGGCGATAATCCCGCAGTAACCTCCACAGATATAGCAGGTTTCGACAACCAGAAAAATTACTATATCCAAAATAACTTATCAGTCAATATTAAAATTCCTTGGATTGAAGGTTTAACCATAAGAGGAAACGGTTCTTATGACAAGCATTTCTATAACAGGAAAAAATTCGAAAAACCAATCCTGTTATATTCTTGGGACGGCGTTAATAAAAACAGCTCCGGCCTGACTGCTGCCAAACGTTATGTGGACAATGCGCAGTTATCACGTGAGCACAGTGATGCTACATCCTGGATGGTAAACGGACTGATCGATTACAACCGTACATTCGGCCAGCACAATTTAGGAGTTACGTTCGGTATTGAAGCCCAGAAAAAAGATTATGATTTTACGAGTGCATTCCGCCAAGGTTTCATATCCGATACTAAACCGGAATTAAATCTGGGTAGCGACGTCGGTATGAAAAACACTGGTTATTCATGGGAAGAAGCTCGCTTGAACTATTTTGGACGTGTATCCTACAATTACTTGGAGCGCTATTTGTTTGAATTTGTATGGCGTGCTGACGGTTCTTACAGATTCCCCAAAAACAAACGCTACGGATTCTTCCCGGGTGCATCTGTCGCATGGCGCGTTTCTGAAGAAAACTGGTGGAAAGAAAATGTCCGTTTTATCGACTACTTTAAACTACGTGCATCCATTTCACAGACAGGTAACGACGCTTTATTAAATTCGGACAATGAATACGACCGTTCCATCCAATACCTGAATACATACGGATTTACAGAACATGGAGTTGTATTCGGCGGTGAAGAAAGTAAACGTCTGTACGCCGTACGCACTCCGAACCCTAACATCACATGGGAAGTCGGTACAACTTACAATGTCGGCCTTGACTTCAAATTTTTACAAAACCGGTTAAGTGTCGAAACTGATGCATTCTATCATAAACGTACAAACATGTTGATTTCCCGTAACGCATCTCTGTCGGAAATCACAGGTATCACATTACCACGAGAAAATATCGGTGAAATGAAAAACCGTGGTTTTGACATGTTGGTAGGTTGGAATGACAATATCGGTGATGTGCAATATAATGTATCATTAAATGCGACCTATGCCCGTAATAAAATTTTATTCTGGGATGAAACTCCGGGAGCTCCCGCATGGCAGGTTTCAACAGGATTGCCAGTGAGCACAAGCCTGTACTATGTTGCTGACGGTATCTTCCACAACCAGGCGGAAATCGATGCCTACCCACACTGGGAAGGTGCACAACCTGGCGACATACGTTTTAAAGATATCAACAACGACGGCAAAATCGATGCAGATGACCGCATCCGTTCAGACAAAAACGAAGAACCTCGTTTCGTCGCAGGTTTGACATTAGGGTTAAATTGGAAAAATTGGGATTTGATGGCTCTGTTCCAGGGAGCAACAGGAGGTCAGGTATATATTCAAACCTGGTCCGGTACGATCGGTAATTTCCTGAAAGAATATTACGACCAACGTTGGACTCCTGATAACCCGACGGCAAACGGACCACGTACTTATGAACGCGAAGATCAATACTGGATTTCCAATAAGAATACTTATTTCTTGCGCAAAGGTGACTATCTGCGTCTGAAGAACGTGGAACTGGGTTATACGTTCTCTGTCGATGCATTAAAAAAAGCGGGTATTTCCAAACTTCGTATTTATGGTGATGCAACAAATCTTTTCACATTGGATCATGTAAAAGTCGCCGACCCCGAAGCAAGAGACGTCAATTTGGAAGCATATCCACAAAGAAGGATTATCAATTTTGGAGTTCAAGCAACATTCTAA
- a CDS encoding alpha-2-macroglobulin family protein, translating to MKTVISTRQILLPILLLLIGTGYGYASYQERVYLQTDKQFYIAGELLWLKLYTTNTEGELSSFSKVGYIELLNDSIPEIQVRLDLTDGTGNGWMELPVTLPTGYYRLVAYTRYMQNEGEDIFFEKKISVVNPYQPQENRIQSGTENHSFKLPNRVTPNHIITVSADKASYQARNKGVIRIQELPSDSISLSVSVAGTDPIQTTTPSILKWKESLFSKDPISFSTKIIPEYEGPIYEGQLIDRSNNQPATEYGIVGLLSFPGENIQIFNGKTDKNGHITFYTGLTHGKKEMATVVLNTSEKSYRIDLQSPFALHRSKTYQPIYLDSTWHQYLLQRSMGVQVMQVYTGDSINRIESAPPHTFSKPYKSYILDEYTRFPFIEEILTEFIPIARVSKKDGKRTFSVLTEKMDKFSTQTLVLFDNIPITDQEQIYSYNPLLLKKIDVYLGHYIFGGQRFDGILSFSTYKGDYQGIKLDPATQLFNKGCTQATRYFYTPIYEEEKVKTLGKPDFRHTLLWIPTLQSNGQKEMTIPFYTSDLPGEYTITVEGVGKNGTIVNATHTIIVTN from the coding sequence ATGAAAACAGTTATATCAACCAGACAAATACTGCTGCCGATCCTGCTCTTGCTAATCGGGACAGGCTACGGATATGCTTCATACCAAGAACGGGTATATCTTCAAACCGACAAACAATTTTACATTGCAGGTGAATTGCTTTGGTTAAAATTATATACGACTAATACTGAAGGGGAATTAAGTTCTTTCAGCAAAGTCGGTTATATTGAATTGTTGAATGACTCCATACCCGAAATACAGGTCCGTTTGGATCTGACAGACGGGACAGGAAATGGCTGGATGGAACTTCCTGTCACCCTACCCACGGGCTACTATCGGTTGGTCGCTTACACCCGATACATGCAGAACGAAGGAGAAGATATATTTTTTGAAAAAAAGATTTCTGTCGTAAATCCTTATCAACCTCAGGAAAACCGGATACAGTCCGGAACAGAAAATCATTCTTTCAAGCTGCCTAACCGGGTAACACCAAACCACATCATAACAGTATCGGCAGACAAAGCCTCATATCAAGCAAGAAATAAAGGGGTTATCCGTATCCAGGAATTACCCTCCGACTCTATCTCCCTTTCTGTTTCTGTTGCCGGTACAGACCCAATACAAACAACGACTCCATCGATCCTGAAATGGAAAGAAAGTCTGTTTTCGAAAGATCCGATAAGTTTCTCTACAAAAATTATTCCGGAATACGAAGGTCCTATCTATGAAGGACAGCTTATAGACCGAAGCAATAATCAGCCGGCTACAGAATATGGTATCGTTGGACTGCTTTCTTTTCCGGGAGAAAATATCCAAATATTCAACGGGAAAACCGATAAAAACGGACATATCACTTTTTATACAGGTTTGACACATGGGAAAAAAGAGATGGCTACAGTTGTTTTGAATACATCCGAAAAGTCATACCGGATCGATTTACAATCGCCATTCGCCCTGCATCGTTCCAAAACATACCAACCTATCTATCTTGATTCCACTTGGCATCAGTATCTTTTACAAAGAAGCATGGGAGTACAAGTCATGCAAGTCTATACCGGTGATTCCATCAACCGGATAGAAAGTGCTCCCCCACACACGTTTTCCAAGCCCTATAAGTCTTATATTCTGGATGAATATACGCGTTTCCCTTTTATTGAAGAGATATTGACAGAGTTCATTCCTATTGCCAGGGTCAGTAAAAAGGATGGCAAGCGGACCTTCTCTGTCCTAACAGAAAAAATGGATAAGTTCTCCACACAAACACTTGTTTTGTTCGACAACATACCAATCACGGACCAAGAACAGATATACAGCTATAACCCGTTATTACTAAAAAAAATAGATGTCTATTTGGGACATTATATTTTCGGAGGGCAACGATTTGACGGCATCTTATCTTTTTCGACATACAAAGGAGACTACCAGGGGATAAAACTGGATCCAGCCACGCAACTGTTCAATAAAGGATGCACGCAGGCCACTCGCTATTTTTATACACCCATATATGAAGAAGAAAAGGTTAAAACATTAGGCAAACCAGATTTCCGACATACCCTGCTCTGGATTCCCACTTTACAAAGTAACGGTCAGAAAGAAATGACAATCCCATTTTATACTTCCGATCTACCGGGTGAATATACGATTACAGTCGAAGGAGTCGGAAAAAACGGAACTATTGTAAATGCGACTCATACGATAATTGTAACAAATTAA
- a CDS encoding DUF4249 domain-containing protein: MKKLSIKLYLVFYCTMIGLATSCITPYEPDVEWINDLLVVEGAIIAPYGTIIHINRTNEGSSSFYDPNLTNKKAVVTLISDKGTTIATAQNTTGSSYMITDSISFKPGEKYAIHFLINGKEYQSDFVEPQITPEIDEVNYQYKELEEVDIRVSTHNDDPDASRYYRWTYKEDWEIVSEYFAQYTWSYENGIQKLNQFSPENVHYCWASKTSNRILLSKSDNFSENKIKDHTILSLGAADSRFSYLYSISIQQQALDRKAYEYLENMRKNVEQTGGIFAPQPTEIKGNITCLSNPEEIIIGYIYATTETSYRLYIKAEDVPGMTDIYDCREKQLFSGRELEKAYGQGFAILSEGAVSGTYFCMNRRCVDCRSRGGTKNKPDFWPNNHQ; the protein is encoded by the coding sequence ATGAAAAAGTTATCTATAAAACTATATCTTGTTTTTTATTGCACGATGATCGGTTTGGCAACCAGTTGCATCACTCCCTACGAACCCGACGTGGAATGGATCAACGACCTTTTGGTTGTGGAGGGCGCCATCATTGCTCCTTACGGAACCATAATCCACATCAACCGGACAAACGAAGGATCCAGCAGTTTTTATGACCCGAACCTAACCAATAAAAAGGCAGTAGTCACCCTTATTTCCGATAAAGGCACGACAATCGCAACAGCACAAAATACAACCGGAAGTTCTTACATGATAACAGACTCTATTTCGTTCAAACCAGGAGAAAAATACGCCATCCACTTCCTGATAAACGGAAAAGAATATCAATCCGATTTTGTAGAGCCGCAGATCACTCCGGAAATCGATGAAGTCAATTATCAGTATAAAGAACTGGAAGAAGTCGACATCAGAGTTTCGACCCACAACGACGATCCGGACGCTTCACGCTATTACCGTTGGACTTACAAAGAAGACTGGGAAATCGTTTCCGAGTATTTCGCTCAATATACTTGGAGCTATGAAAACGGTATCCAGAAATTGAACCAGTTTTCACCCGAAAACGTCCATTATTGTTGGGCCAGTAAAACATCTAACCGAATTTTATTAAGTAAGTCAGACAATTTTTCTGAGAATAAAATAAAAGACCACACTATTTTAAGCCTGGGAGCCGCAGACAGCCGTTTTTCTTATCTATACAGCATATCAATCCAGCAACAAGCACTCGACAGGAAAGCATATGAATATCTCGAAAATATGCGAAAAAACGTCGAACAGACAGGGGGAATATTCGCCCCCCAACCAACTGAAATAAAAGGAAACATCACCTGCTTGAGCAATCCTGAAGAAATCATCATCGGATATATTTACGCTACAACCGAAACCTCCTATCGCCTTTATATAAAAGCAGAAGATGTTCCGGGCATGACGGATATATATGATTGCAGAGAAAAACAGCTATTTTCGGGAAGAGAGTTAGAAAAAGCCTATGGGCAAGGTTTTGCAATCCTTTCGGAAGGAGCAGTAAGCGGAACTTATTTTTGTATGAATCGGCGATGCGTAGATTGTAGATCTCGTGGAGGAACAAAAAACAAACCGGATTTCTGGCCAAACAATCATCAATAA